The Candidatus Woesearchaeota archaeon genomic sequence AAACGTGCTTATCCTCACTGGCCCTCCTCGTTATTTTAGAGGGTCTTATTTTGAAGAAATCGTAAAACGCATGCAAAAAATGAAAGTTCGTGTGATCTTCGCACACGACAAAATCGGACTCTCACGAGAGTCAAGCATGTTTTCCATGGGTGATGCGTACCTTAACTGCGATATGGTTCTCTTCCCAGCAACCCAACACGCATTTGGCAGACCCGTTCTTGAAGCATTTGCCTACAAAAAACCCATCGTCGTAGTAAAACAATCATACTACGATGACCTCAAACAATTTGATCCTCAAATGATAGAAATTGAAAAAGTAGATGAACAAGTCATCTCCGACGTAATGGAAACCCTACTCTTAGACGAAAAACGAGAAGAAATGGTGAAGAAAAACTTCGCCATACTCAAAGAACACTACTCCCAAGAAGCAGTATCTGAAAACATCATCACCCTCCTCAACGAACTTGAACGAAAACCATTCTTTACAAGAATGAAAAAGAGGTTCATAGGATGAAACCCATCTACCTTATACGCAACGCTTGTCCCATCTGCTCAGGAGACTTAAAAGGAAATGACCAGGTACGATACCTGTGTAAAAAATGCAATCTCCTCTTCGACAGAAAACACTTCAAAATAGAACAAGACACCAAAGAACAACCCCTTGAAAACAAGCAAACTAAACAAGAAAAGAAACAGACTTCCAAGCACACCCCCCAACCCAACAAAGAAGAACAACCTAAAACAAAAAACCAAAACGAAGAAGTCAAAAAGCATGTGTCCGAAGAAGAAACCACCCCTCTCGATGAGCACCCTCTTGAAGTTCCCGGATACGAACTTGAAGATGAAAGCGTGCTCGTAGCTTCAGATAAATCCGACAAAATGCACCACGGAAAATGCCACTTCTTAAAAAAAATCCACAAAGAAAACAGAGTATACCTTGAGAGCATCGACGAAGGAAAAGAGAAAGGGTATAAGTTATGTGTGTGTCTGAGACGAAAAGGGTTTAAATGATTAAAGAAGGGTTACATAATATCCCTGCTGGGTCGCAACATACATAGAAAGACACATTCTAAAGAGCTAAACGTTACAAAAGTGGACTGCACAAACGGCAGAGTCCTCCAAGACTCTCAAGCAGGTGCAAGAGCAGGGCTTTTCTGCACTATCCGTGGAAGAGAAAGAATAGGTCTGATCTGATCATCCTTAGTGATGAGGGAGATTTTGATCACTAGCAAGTCATTCTTGGTCTTGATATCAACTCTACAAGAATCAAGAGTGCAAAGGATCTTTTTTATGCTTGTAGATGTCTTCGAGTCTATAAGGTCATGGATCAGCCGTGATGCATGAAGAAACTGTAAGCCCACTACCTCTTTTTGGGCATTAAGATCAAGAACTACATCCCCCAATTCAACGCCACCTTTTGACTTGGCTTGAGGATCATACAAGAACAAATCATCATGCTCTTCATCATAACTAAAATTAAATTTTCGCATTTTTCTCAGCAATCGCTTGCCATCTCCTTTATTTTTATGATAGTACAGACAACACACTTCTCAGTCAAGACCAGGATATATCTGTGACACTGTGTCTTGCTGTAGCCAAAGTAGCAGTCGTATTTCTCCTCGCCTGCTTTTCGGGCTTCTTGTCGGATAGCATAGGAAAGACTCCGGGGATTTATAATGTTTTCTTTCACCTCTCTTATAAGGC encodes the following:
- a CDS encoding DUF2283 domain-containing protein, producing MRKFNFSYDEEHDDLFLYDPQAKSKGGVELGDVVLDLNAQKEVVGLQFLHASRLIHDLIDSKTSTSIKKILCTLDSCRVDIKTKNDLLVIKISLITKDDQIRPILSLPRIVQKSPALAPA